One Setaria viridis chromosome 5, Setaria_viridis_v4.0, whole genome shotgun sequence genomic region harbors:
- the LOC140222710 gene encoding rust resistance kinase Lr10-like translates to MLENSTGEGDEFINEVATIGLIHHASIVRLLGFCSQGTRRALIYEFMPNESLEKYIFLHASGASQQILVPNKMVDIALGIARGMEYLHHGCNKRILHFDIKPHNILLDYKFNPKISDFGLAKLCARDQSIVTLTTARGTMGYIAPELYSRNFGEVSYKSDVYSFGMLVLEMVSGRRNSDPGVASQNEVYLPEWIFEKVITGHDLVLAREMTGDEREKIRQLAIVALWCIQWNPRNRPSMTKVVNMLTGRLENLQMPPKPFISSESHPVP, encoded by the coding sequence ATGCTAGAGAACTCTACAGGAGAGGGAGACGAATTCATCAATGAAGTTGCAACCATAGGACTAATCCACCATGCAAGTATTGTGCGCCTCTTGGGATTTTGCTCTCAAGGAACAAGACGTGCCCTTATTTATGAATTCATGCCTAATGAGTCATTGGAGAAATATATATTCTTGCATGCTTCTGGAGCATCTCAACAAATCCTAGTACCAAACAAAATGGTAGATATTGCTTTAGGCATTGCCCGAGGAATGGAATATTTACATCACGGATGCAACAAGCGCATCCTCCACTTTGACATCAAGCCTCACAACATCTTGCTGGACTACAAGTTCAACCCAAAGATCTCAGACTTCGGCCTTGCAAAACTTTGTGCGAGGGATCAAAGCATTGTTACCTTGACAACAGCAAGAGGTACTATGGGCTATATTGCACCAGAGTTGTATTCTCGGAATTTTGGAGAAGTATCCTACAAGTCAGATGTTTACAGTTTTGGCATGCTGGTGTTAGAAATGGTAAGTGGGAGGAGGAACTCAGATCCAGGTGTTGCCAGCCAAAATGAAGTTTACCTCCCAGAGTGGATCTTCGAGAAGGTAATCACAGGGCATGACTTGGTGCTTGCTCGAGAAATGACAGGAGATGAGAGAGAAAAGATCAGACAGCTAGCCATTGTGGCTCTGTGGTGCATTCAATGGAACCCAAGAAATCGACCCTCGATGACAAAGGTGGTGAACATGTTGACAGGGAGGTTGGAGAACCTACAGATGCCCCCAAAGCCTTTCATCTCATCGGAAAGTCATCCTGTGCCATAG
- the LOC117857671 gene encoding rust resistance kinase Lr10-like isoform X2: MSGFLVVALLLCLHRDGVYTAIASADEDLSNYSPPSRCSKHGSEIRFPLQLQSSNTNTSLSSLCGSPCIKLGCSGQDTIFVHPILAPYKVTAIDYRSATLTIIPHLNYSPCHLIANFMSASMIPYDIDYPLDYPCYTFYSGFAVRCLKKFTPSKNDGDYIVGPVSCLSNTTHLLYLVYADADMSIFPLDCKAVSDAIIPIPVADIMPYTTFKEQVEMILKGATMTVSWWNHEHPPEFAFSGRQCGRQGCSFAGRTVNGFPMFVGQCNYEPGIAYNCTQCERQGQHCAFNSQMNQTFCMRHVCRSARWLVVRQGWQLPSPYCSQDHTMMASPAERRLIWCRELTWS; the protein is encoded by the exons ATGAGTGGATTTCTTGTCGTAGCCCTTCTGCTCTGCCTTCACCGAGATGGAGTGTACACGGCCATTGCATCGGCAGATGAAGACCTCTCCAACTACTCTCCACCATCCCGGTGTAGTAAGCATGGGTCAGAGATCAGGTTCCCATTACAGCTTCAATCCAGCAACACCAATACATCTTTATCATCATTATGCGGATCACCATGCATAAAGCTAGGATGCTCTGGCCAGGACACCATTTTCGTTCACCCAATCCTTGCCCCATACAAAGTGACTGCGATAGATTACAGGAGCGCAACCCTGACAATCATCCCTCATTTAAACTACTCTCCCTGCCACTTGATTGCCAACTTCATGTCAGCTTCTATGATCCCATATGATATCGATTACCCTTTAGACTATCCTTGCTATACTTTCTATAGTGGATTTGCAGTACGCTGTTTAAAAAAGTTCACACCAAGTAAGAATGATGGTGATTATATAGTTGGCCCAGTCTCTTGCCTCAGCAACACAACACATCTTTTGTATTTGGTGTATGCTGATGCAGACATGTCTATTTTTCCGTTGGACTGCAAAGCTGTTTCAGATGCCATAATTCCAATTCCAGTGGCAGATATCATGCCATATACAACATTCAAGGAACAAGTAGAAATGATCCTCAAGGGTGCCACAATGACTGTCAGTTGGTGGAATCATGAGCATCCTCCAGAATTTGCTTTCAGCGGCAGACAATGCGGACGTCAAGGGTGCAGCTTCGCAGGAAGAACCGTCAATGGTTTCCCAATGTTTGTCGGTCAGTGTAACTATGAACCAGGAATTGCATACAACTGCACACAATGTGAACGTCAAGGTCAACACTGTGCATTCAACTCACAGATGAACCAAACATTCTGCATGCGCCACG TGTGCAGGTCAGCAAGATGGCTGGTGGTGCGACAGGGGTGGCAGCTTCCATCGCCTTATTGCAGCCAGGACCACACCATGATGGCTAGTCCTGCGGAGCGGCGGCTAATCTGGTGCAGGGAGCTGACCTGGTCTTAG
- the LOC117857671 gene encoding rust resistance kinase Lr10-like isoform X1, with translation MSGFLVVALLLCLHRDGVYTAIASADEDLSNYSPPSRCSKHGSEIRFPLQLQSSNTNTSLSSLCGSPCIKLGCSGQDTIFVHPILAPYKVTAIDYRSATLTIIPHLNYSPCHLIANFMSASMIPYDIDYPLDYPCYTFYSGFAVRCLKKFTPSKNDGDYIVGPVSCLSNTTHLLYLVYADADMSIFPLDCKAVSDAIIPIPVADIMPYTTFKEQVEMILKGATMTVSWWNHEHPPEFAFSGRQCGRQGCSFAGRTVNGFPMFVGQCNYEPGIAYNCTQCERQGQHCAFNSQMNQTFCMRHGSRVKVIAATSSAAALVVILLMVATALYLSLKSRYNEEIHLKVEMFLKTYGTTKPTRYTFAEVK, from the exons ATGAGTGGATTTCTTGTCGTAGCCCTTCTGCTCTGCCTTCACCGAGATGGAGTGTACACGGCCATTGCATCGGCAGATGAAGACCTCTCCAACTACTCTCCACCATCCCGGTGTAGTAAGCATGGGTCAGAGATCAGGTTCCCATTACAGCTTCAATCCAGCAACACCAATACATCTTTATCATCATTATGCGGATCACCATGCATAAAGCTAGGATGCTCTGGCCAGGACACCATTTTCGTTCACCCAATCCTTGCCCCATACAAAGTGACTGCGATAGATTACAGGAGCGCAACCCTGACAATCATCCCTCATTTAAACTACTCTCCCTGCCACTTGATTGCCAACTTCATGTCAGCTTCTATGATCCCATATGATATCGATTACCCTTTAGACTATCCTTGCTATACTTTCTATAGTGGATTTGCAGTACGCTGTTTAAAAAAGTTCACACCAAGTAAGAATGATGGTGATTATATAGTTGGCCCAGTCTCTTGCCTCAGCAACACAACACATCTTTTGTATTTGGTGTATGCTGATGCAGACATGTCTATTTTTCCGTTGGACTGCAAAGCTGTTTCAGATGCCATAATTCCAATTCCAGTGGCAGATATCATGCCATATACAACATTCAAGGAACAAGTAGAAATGATCCTCAAGGGTGCCACAATGACTGTCAGTTGGTGGAATCATGAGCATCCTCCAGAATTTGCTTTCAGCGGCAGACAATGCGGACGTCAAGGGTGCAGCTTCGCAGGAAGAACCGTCAATGGTTTCCCAATGTTTGTCGGTCAGTGTAACTATGAACCAGGAATTGCATACAACTGCACACAATGTGAACGTCAAGGTCAACACTGTGCATTCAACTCACAGATGAACCAAACATTCTGCATGCGCCACG GTTCACGCGTCAAAGTCATTGCAG CCACATCATCGGCAGCAGCATTAGTTGTTATTCTGTTGATGGTGGCCACTGCACTCTATCTTTCACTTAAGTCAAGATATAATGAAGAGATACACTTGAAGGTTGAAATGTTTCTCAAGACATACGGCACAACAAAACCCACAAGGTACACTTTCGCTGAAGTTAAGTAG